The stretch of DNA CGCGCAGACCGAACTCGGGAAGGGCGGCCAGAAGGTGGTCCATGATGTCGGACTTGATGTCCTCGTGCAGGGCCCAGGCGGTCTCGCTGGTGAAGCAGTAGATTTCGAGCGGCAGGCCGTCGTCGGCATGGGGCTGGAGCTGGCGCACGAGCAGGGTCATGTCCTGGCGGATCTTGGGATGGGAGCGCAGGTATTCCAAGGCGTAATGGCGGAAAAGCCCGATATTGGTCATGCGGCGTCCGTTGAGGGGCGAGGACGGGTCGGCCCCGGACGCGGCGTTGGCGGCGTCGATCTCCTTCTGGCGCAGCGCCATGAACGGGGCCAGGTCTTGGACCTTCTTCAGCCGTTCCTTGAGCTCCGGAGTCGCGAAGCTGATGGACGACTGGTCGATCATGATGGCCCGTTTTATCCTGCGTCCGCCACTTTGGGTCATGCTTTCCCAGTTCTTGAAGGGCGTGTCCAGGAACTTGAATGTCGGGATGGCCGTGACGGTCATGTCCCAGTTCTGGACCTTGACCGTGTTCAGGGCGATGTCGATGACCGTGCCGTCCGCGTCCATGGCGGGCATTTCGATCCAGTCCCCGGCATGGAGCAGGTCGTTGGCCGACATTTGGATGCCCGCCACCAGGGAGAGCAGGGTATCGCGAAAGACCAACATGAGCACGGCAGTCATGGCGCCGATGCCCGAGAGCAGCCCCCAGGGCGATTCGCCCAGCAGGATAGCCACCACCGAGATTCCGCCGAGCATGTAGATGAACAGCTTGATCAACTGCACGTAGCCCTTGATGGGGCGGCGGTTGGAGACTTGGAAGGTCCGGTACAGGGCCGACAGGGCGTCCAGGAGCTTGGACAGGATCAGGACCACGGCCACGGCCAGATAGGCGTAGATCAGGTGGTCGAGGACTCCCTTGAGCCCGGAGAAGAATTCCAACCCCCAGAAAAAGACCAGGGCCGGTGCCAGCAGCGCGGCCCGGGAAAAGAATCCGACCTGGAGCAGGATGTCGTCGAAACCGTTTCGTGTCCGCCCCGCAAAGGCCCGTCCTCCGCGCACCAGCAGCGCCCTGGCCAGGAAAAAGGCGAGCAGCCCGCCGACTATCAGAATACCGATCTTGGTCGCAAGGTCCAGGATCGGGTCCGCGTCGATGAGCGTGACGGGCAGGGTGAAGGACTGGTTGAAATTCACTGGAGGGCTCCTTTGTGCGCTTGATCTGCCCTGTTTATAGCAGATTTCTCGAGCCTTGAGAACCGGTTGCGGGGAGGGCGGTACGGTTTGACAACGGCCGCGATGTCCTCCATGCTCATAGGGAAAAGTCCTGAGGGAAGGTCATGAATTACTGGTTTATCATTGCCATGGCGGTTTCCACCCTGCTGGTTTTGTACCTGGGGTGGCGGCTGATCAATCCGCTGCACGTCGGCATCAGGCGCAAGGTCACGCTCTGGTTCCTGCTGGCCCTGCTCCTGTTCGGCCACCGGCTGACCTGGATGCTGCATCGGACCGACCGCGTCCAATTGGTGGCCTGCGATTCCATCGACTGGATCGGGTTCACTTTTCTCGGGTTCATTTCCATTCTGGTAGTTTTCATGTTGGCCCGCGACATCCCGAGCTTATTCCGGGCCATGGCCTCTGGCCTGAAACGGCTGTGCACCCGGCGCAGCCAACGGCCTTATTTTCTCGGTCCCAACCTTGGCCGCCGCCGTTTTCTGCTTAACGCCTCCAACGGCGTATTCCTGGCCGCGGCACTGCCCATGGCGGGGTTCGGGGTGTACAATGCCCGGCGCAAACCCTCGGTGATCCGAAACGAACTGCCCGTGCCCGGCCTGTCGGACGGCCTGGACGGCTTCACCATCGCCCAGATCTCGGACACGCACATTGGCCCGACCATCCGGGGCGGCTGGGCGCGCACGGTGGTGGCCGTGGTCAACGGGCTCTCCCCGGACCTCATCGTGCACACCGGCGATCTGGTGGACGGGGCCGTGGACGGACTCAAGGCGGACGTGGAGCCCTTCGGCGAGTTGCGCGCCCCGCACGGGGTGTGGTTCTGCACCGGCAACCACGAGTATTATTCCGGGGTCACCGAGTGGTTGGCGGAGGCGCGGCGGCTGGGCATGCGGCCTTTGGTCAACGAACATGCGATCATCGACACGGGCAACGGCCGGCTCCTGCTGGGCGGGGTCACGGACCTGCGCATGGGCGGGACCGTGCCGGGCCAGGAATCCTCCGCGGCCCGGGCCATGGCGGGCGCGCCGCCGCACGACGTGTCCGTGCTTCTGGCCCACGAACCCGATTCCGTATACGGGGCCGCCGCCGCAGGCTTCGACATCCAGTTGTCCGGGCATACCCATGGCGGGCAGTATTTCCCCTACAACTATGTCATCCATCTCTTTCAGACCTATGTGCGCGGCCTTTACGTGCACGGGAACACGTTGCTCTACGTGAACATGGGCACCGGCTACTGGGGGCCGCCCATGCGCATCGGCACCACCCCGGAGATTACCCTGCACACCTTGCGTCGCGCCTAGGCGCGACCGGCGAAAACGAAAAAGCCGACGCACGCATGCGCGCGCGTCGGCTTTCTTGCGGCCGTCGTTCCGGGCGTCTAGGTCCGGCTGCGCTTGCGGTTGCGCGGTCCGTTGCCGTGCATGAGCCAGACTCCCGCCACCAGGATGAGCAGGGACAGGGTCAGGAAGTGCAGGAACATGGCCTTTTGGATGGCCCCCCAGATGATGTACAGCGACCCGGCCCCGGCCAGGCAAGGACAGATGTAGCGGTTGAAGGGGCCGAGGTCCGTGAAGGTCTTCATGACCCAGGCGTAGAGCGAGATGTAGATGACGTAAAGAAAGGCGATGGGCAGTTCGGAGATGTCCATGAAGTTCCCCCACCAGCCCGCGAAGTTCCCGTACCAGACCACGAGCCAGAAGCAGGACAGGAAGTAGCCGATGACCGCCGAGATGGTGGTGCTGTTGGTCAGCGGATTGACCTTGCTGAACAGGTCCGGCCGCGGCCCCAGGCCGCGCGAGGCGATGGAGAACATGCCGCGCGCCGAGCCCATGATCAGCCCGTTCAGGGTGCCCAGGCAGGAGATGATCACGAAAACGGTCAACAGGGTGCCGCCCAGCCGCCCGAAGATGAGCGAGATGACCCGTACCGGGGCGGCGTCGCCTTCGGCCAGGACCTGGTCGTTGGTCAGGACTCCGGATATGCCCATGTAGTAGAGCATGTAGATGCAGACCACGGCGATGGTGCCGACCACCAGGGCGCGGGGCAGAGTCCGTTTCGCGTCCTTGAGTTCGGCGTTGATGACCGTGGCGATGATCCAGCCCTCGTAGGCGAAGGCGGTGGACAGGGTGGCCAACGCAAGACCACCGCCCCCGTTGGATACGGCCTGGGCGGCGGTGGTGAAATTCTCGATGGTCATGCCGTTGGTCAGTCCGGTGATGGTCCCGAACAGGGCGACCAACCCCAGGGGGATGAGCTTGACCACGGTGGAGGTCACCTGCCACCGTCCGGCCAGGACCGGCGAAAAATAGTTGAGCAGGAAAAAGGCGGTCAGGTAACCCCAGGCCAGCGGCCACAGGGCCTCTTCCGCGCCGATCAGTCCTTGGGTGTAATTGGCCGAGACCCAGGCCAGGACGGCCACCAGGGTGGGGTAGTAGATGAAGGTCATGAACCAGGCCACAAGATATCCGGCGGTCCTGCCATAGGCCTGTTCGAAATAATCCACCACGCCATTGATCTTTTGGATGCGGGTGGCGATTTTGGAGAAGACGTAGGCGGTGACGACCATGATCACGCCGCCGATGAGCCAGGCGAGCAGGGCCGTGGGCAGACTGCCCGCCGAAGCGTCAAGGACGTTGTCCGCTTTGAAGAATACGCCTGAGCCGATGACGATGCCCACGACCATGGCGGTCGCGGTCCAAAAGCCGTACTTTTTTTGAAGGTTTTCCATAACGATATAAGGTCGCCCTATGCGGGCCGCGTGTGGGTTGGTGACTGGCGGCCCGTTCCTTCCATGCAACCGCAGCTCCTGCGGCGACGGGCCTCGGACCCCTTACCGCCCCGGCCGGATTACGTCCAGCCCTTTCCCTCCTTTTCTTTTCGGCCTCCTTGGCGATTGCGCCTTTTGGCCGTATCTTCTCCGTCCGAGTCACTTGACTCCACGGTCAACATGACCTAAACCAAATTGGTCCAACCAATTTTCATGAGGCGTATAATGGAAGCCAGACCCGTCAGCAGAAAAAGTATGTCCGACGAGATCGCCAGTCAGATCAAGGAGATGATTGATCACGGGCGGTTGCAACCCGGTGACCGGCTGCCTGCCGAGCGCAAGCTGGCCGAGCAGTTCGGGGTGTCCCGGACCACGTTGCGCGAGGGCATCAAGGTTCTGTCCGAGGCCGGGCTCCTGACCAGCCGCCAGGGCGCGGGGACCTTTGTCAGCCGTCCAGACGACGGGGCTCGGGAAGGGTCCCTTATCGAGGCGATTCTGGCCGGGGACTATGACCTCCAGGACGTCTTCGAGGTGCGCAAGATGCTTGAGCCCGAGATCGCGGCCCTGGCCGCGCGCAACGGCTCCCCGGACGCCAAGACCCGGCTGGAGGCCATTCTCATGGAACAGGAACAGGCCATCCGCAGCGGCGAGGTCGTCGGCGGTATAGACCATCGATTCCATCAGGCTTTGGCCGAGGCCTCGGGCAATCCGGTGCTGCGCGAAATGGTCTCGGCCCTGTACGAAGGTTTTTCACGCAGCCGGGCCGAAGATGTCCAATCCTCCCAGCGGCAGCGGGCCTCCCTGGCCGCTCACCGGGCCATCGTGGAGGCCGTCAGGAACGGCCATGCCATGCGGGCCGAACGGGCCATGCGGGAGCATCTCGATGAAGTGGAAAGAATCATCTTTGATAATCAAAGAGGAGCATACTCAAGGAGATAGCGATGAAGGAAATCAAAGAGAAAGCACGAGAACTGATGAAGGGATTTTGCCGGGTCTGCAAGGTTTGCGACGGCAAGGCCTGCGCGGGCGAGGTCCCCGGCATGGGCGGCCTGGGCACGGGCACATCCTTCAAGGCCAACATCGAGGCCCTGGAAGGATTCCGCCTGAACATGCGCCTGCTGCATGACGCGGCCGAGCCCGATACCTCCACCTCCCTGCTCGGCATCGACCTGTCCATGCCGGTCCTGGCCGCGCCCATCGGCGGCGTGTCCTTCAACATGGGCGGCGGCGTGTCCGAGGAAGATTACATCGACGCTGTTGTCGGCGGCTGCCGGGCTGCCGGGATCATCGGCTGCACCGGCGACGGCGTGCCGCCGTTTCTTCACGAGGCCGGGTTTGCGGCCATCGAGAAAAATGCGGGCCACGGCATTCCGTTCATCAAGCCGTGGGAAGGCGGGGAACTGCGCGAGAAGTTTGAAAAGGCGCGGAAGACCGGCTGTACTATATTCGGCATGGACGTGGACGCCGCCGGGCTGATCACTCTCCGCCAGATGGGCCGTCCCGTGGCTCCCAAACCCGTGGCCGAGCTGAAGAAGATCATCGACATGGTCCACGGCTGGGGCGCCAAGTTCATCCTCAAGGGCATCATGACGCCGGACGAGGCCGAGCTGGCCGTTGAGGCGGGCGCGGACGCCATCATCGTCTCCAACCACGGCGGACGCGTGCTCGACCATACCCCCGGCACGGCCGAGGCCCTGCCCGACGTGGCGGAAAAGGTCCATGGCAAGATCACCATCCTGGTGGACGGCGGCATCCGCACCGGCGCGGACGTGCTCAAGATGTTGGCCCTGGGCGCGGACGGCGTGCTCATCGGCCGCCCCGTGTCCGTGGCCGCCGTGGGCGGCTTGCAGGAAGGGGTGGAGAAGTACTTCGAGACGATCAAGTCGCAGCTTTCCGGGGCCATGGTCCTGACCGGCTGCAAGGATATCGCCTCCATCGACACCAACGTCCTGTTCTAAAGGAGCAGCAACCTGTGATTACCACCTATATCCTGTACATATGCCTTGGAGCCGTGGCCGGTGTTCTGGCCGGGCTGCTCGGCATCGGCGGGGGGCTGGTCATCGTGCCCATGCTCAACTTCGCCTTCGAGTGGCAGCAGTTCCCGGCGGAGCATATCCAGCATATCGCGTTGGGCACGTCCATGGCCACCATCATCTTCACCTCCCTGTCCAGCATGCGCGCCCATCACAAGCGCGGAGCCATCAATTACGCCGCCTTCTGGCGGCTGGCCCCCGGCATCATCGTCGGCACCTACCTGGGCTCGTGGATCGCCTCCCTGCTGTCCACCCTGTTCCTGAAGGTCTTCTTCGGTCTGTTCCTGTATTACGTGGCCACACAGATGCTTCTGAACATCAAGCCCAAGGGTGAACGCGACCTGCCGGGGCGCGCGGGCACTTTCGCCGCAGGCAGTGGCATCGGCGTCTTCTCGGCCCTGGTCGGCATCGGCGGCGGCACCCTGACCGTGCCCTTCCTGTCCTGGTGCAACCAGACCATACACATGGCCATCGGCACGGCTGCGGCCGTGGGGCTGCCCATCGCCCTGGCGGGCACCACCGGGTATGTCATCAACGGCTGGTCCGTGTCGGGCATCCCCGGCCCGCACCTCGGCTACGTGTACATCCCGGCCCTGCTCGGCATCATCGTGACCAGCACCCTGACCGCGCCTTTCGGCGCCAAGCTTGCCCACAGCCTGCCTGTGGGCAAGCTGAAGAGGATATTCGCTATTCTCCTGTTTCTGGTCGGTACGCGCATGCTTTGGAGCGCCTTCATGTAGCCCGCCTACCAGGCGGATTCGTCCCCGATGGTTTCGGGACGGCAACAACAAAGGGACTGCCCACGGGCAGTCCCTTTTTCTTGTTTGTCTGTTTTGTCTTCGCCCTACAGGCCGTTGTTCTGCTGGTGGGCGTCGAGGACGTTGTCCACGCGGACGAGCTTCTGCTCGATCCGGCCGGGCTTGATGGTGTAGCGGGTCACGGTCCATTCGAGCTGGTCGATGAATTCCACATGGCCGTAGCCGTTTTCCGGCAGCAAGTCGCGGACGGCCTCAATGAAGTCATCGATGAGGATGTAATGGCCCTCGTGGTCCACGCGCAGGACGTCGCCGTCGTAGGCCACCTGCTCGAAGGGGCAGAGGTCCTTGATCTTGTCGTACATTTCCGGGTTG from Desulfovibrio sp. Huiquan2017 encodes:
- a CDS encoding mechanosensitive ion channel domain-containing protein yields the protein MNFNQSFTLPVTLIDADPILDLATKIGILIVGGLLAFFLARALLVRGGRAFAGRTRNGFDDILLQVGFFSRAALLAPALVFFWGLEFFSGLKGVLDHLIYAYLAVAVVLILSKLLDALSALYRTFQVSNRRPIKGYVQLIKLFIYMLGGISVVAILLGESPWGLLSGIGAMTAVLMLVFRDTLLSLVAGIQMSANDLLHAGDWIEMPAMDADGTVIDIALNTVKVQNWDMTVTAIPTFKFLDTPFKNWESMTQSGGRRIKRAIMIDQSSISFATPELKERLKKVQDLAPFMALRQKEIDAANAASGADPSSPLNGRRMTNIGLFRHYALEYLRSHPKIRQDMTLLVRQLQPHADDGLPLEIYCFTSETAWALHEDIKSDIMDHLLAALPEFGLRAYQRNALVDSRAAE
- a CDS encoding metallophosphoesterase; this encodes MNYWFIIAMAVSTLLVLYLGWRLINPLHVGIRRKVTLWFLLALLLFGHRLTWMLHRTDRVQLVACDSIDWIGFTFLGFISILVVFMLARDIPSLFRAMASGLKRLCTRRSQRPYFLGPNLGRRRFLLNASNGVFLAAALPMAGFGVYNARRKPSVIRNELPVPGLSDGLDGFTIAQISDTHIGPTIRGGWARTVVAVVNGLSPDLIVHTGDLVDGAVDGLKADVEPFGELRAPHGVWFCTGNHEYYSGVTEWLAEARRLGMRPLVNEHAIIDTGNGRLLLGGVTDLRMGGTVPGQESSAARAMAGAPPHDVSVLLAHEPDSVYGAAAAGFDIQLSGHTHGGQYFPYNYVIHLFQTYVRGLYVHGNTLLYVNMGTGYWGPPMRIGTTPEITLHTLRRA
- a CDS encoding amino acid permease yields the protein MENLQKKYGFWTATAMVVGIVIGSGVFFKADNVLDASAGSLPTALLAWLIGGVIMVVTAYVFSKIATRIQKINGVVDYFEQAYGRTAGYLVAWFMTFIYYPTLVAVLAWVSANYTQGLIGAEEALWPLAWGYLTAFFLLNYFSPVLAGRWQVTSTVVKLIPLGLVALFGTITGLTNGMTIENFTTAAQAVSNGGGGLALATLSTAFAYEGWIIATVINAELKDAKRTLPRALVVGTIAVVCIYMLYYMGISGVLTNDQVLAEGDAAPVRVISLIFGRLGGTLLTVFVIISCLGTLNGLIMGSARGMFSIASRGLGPRPDLFSKVNPLTNSTTISAVIGYFLSCFWLVVWYGNFAGWWGNFMDISELPIAFLYVIYISLYAWVMKTFTDLGPFNRYICPCLAGAGSLYIIWGAIQKAMFLHFLTLSLLILVAGVWLMHGNGPRNRKRSRT
- a CDS encoding FadR/GntR family transcriptional regulator — encoded protein: MEARPVSRKSMSDEIASQIKEMIDHGRLQPGDRLPAERKLAEQFGVSRTTLREGIKVLSEAGLLTSRQGAGTFVSRPDDGAREGSLIEAILAGDYDLQDVFEVRKMLEPEIAALAARNGSPDAKTRLEAILMEQEQAIRSGEVVGGIDHRFHQALAEASGNPVLREMVSALYEGFSRSRAEDVQSSQRQRASLAAHRAIVEAVRNGHAMRAERAMREHLDEVERIIFDNQRGAYSRR
- a CDS encoding alpha-hydroxy-acid oxidizing protein, which gives rise to MKEIKEKARELMKGFCRVCKVCDGKACAGEVPGMGGLGTGTSFKANIEALEGFRLNMRLLHDAAEPDTSTSLLGIDLSMPVLAAPIGGVSFNMGGGVSEEDYIDAVVGGCRAAGIIGCTGDGVPPFLHEAGFAAIEKNAGHGIPFIKPWEGGELREKFEKARKTGCTIFGMDVDAAGLITLRQMGRPVAPKPVAELKKIIDMVHGWGAKFILKGIMTPDEAELAVEAGADAIIVSNHGGRVLDHTPGTAEALPDVAEKVHGKITILVDGGIRTGADVLKMLALGADGVLIGRPVSVAAVGGLQEGVEKYFETIKSQLSGAMVLTGCKDIASIDTNVLF
- a CDS encoding sulfite exporter TauE/SafE family protein, which translates into the protein MITTYILYICLGAVAGVLAGLLGIGGGLVIVPMLNFAFEWQQFPAEHIQHIALGTSMATIIFTSLSSMRAHHKRGAINYAAFWRLAPGIIVGTYLGSWIASLLSTLFLKVFFGLFLYYVATQMLLNIKPKGERDLPGRAGTFAAGSGIGVFSALVGIGGGTLTVPFLSWCNQTIHMAIGTAAAVGLPIALAGTTGYVINGWSVSGIPGPHLGYVYIPALLGIIVTSTLTAPFGAKLAHSLPVGKLKRIFAILLFLVGTRMLWSAFM